One part of the Dioscorea cayenensis subsp. rotundata cultivar TDr96_F1 chromosome 2, TDr96_F1_v2_PseudoChromosome.rev07_lg8_w22 25.fasta, whole genome shotgun sequence genome encodes these proteins:
- the LOC120269321 gene encoding phosphoenolpyruvate carboxylase kinase 1-like, with the protein MSEGLKRDYEIGEEIGRGRFGAVFRCFAADSGEALAVKTIDKTQLTDPTDRQLVEREAKITLLAAAGNPHVVQIHAVYEDESSIHLVLDLLPGPDLFERISGRGGPIPEPEAAAIISQLMEALNACHQRGIAHRDVKPDNVMFDSLGRLRLVDFGSAECFGKGMTMSGVVGTPYYVAPEVVEGREYGEKVDVWSAGVILYLMLGGIPPFYGETATEIFEAVMRGNLRFPRRIFSSVSTAAKDLIRRMLCRDASRRLSADQVLRHHWIVGGGGALHLT; encoded by the exons atgagCGAAGGGTTGAAGAGGGATTACGAGATCGGAGAGGAGATCGGACGGGGGCGATTCGGCGCCGTTTTCCGGTGCTTTGCGGCGGATTCCGGCGAGGCATTGGCCGTGAAGACGATCGACAAGACCCAACTCACTGATCCCACCGATCGCCAACTCGTCGAGCGTGAAGCGAAGATCACTCTCCTCGCCGCCGCCGGGAACCCACACGTCGTCCAGATTCACGCTGTCTACGAGGACGAGTCATCGATCCATCTTGTGCTTGATCTTCTCCCCGGTCCTGATCTCTTTGAACGGATCTCCGGCCGGGGAGGCCCGATCCCTGAGCCGGAGGCGGCTGCGATCATCTCTCAGTTGATGGAAGCCCTAAATGCTTGCCATCAGCGTGGGATCGCTCACCGGGATGTGAAGCCAGACAATGTAATGTTTGACTCGCTGGGACGGCTCCGGCTTGTGGATTTCGGCTCGGCGGAGTGTTTCGGGAAGGGGATGACGATGAGTGGGGTTGTGGGCACGCCGTACTACGTCGCGCCGGAGGTGGTGGAGGGGAGAGAGTACGGGGAGAAGGTGGATGTCTGGAGCGCTGGGGTGATATTGTACCTGATGTTGGGTGGGATTCCACCATTCTACGGCGAGACAGCAACGGAGATCTTCGAGGCAGTGATGAGAGGGAATCTCCGGTTCCCCAGACGGATCTTCTCGTCGGTGTCGACGGCAGCCAAGGATCTCATCCGCCGGATGCTCTGCCGTGATGCTTCCCGTCGGCTCTCCGCCGATCAAGTCCTTC GGCATCACTGGATTGTTGGCGGCGGTGGCGCGCTTCATCTCACCTGA
- the LOC120270239 gene encoding protein root UVB sensitive 2, chloroplastic, with product MDCILDRLKGRKRKEQQREELRRPDFWVETSDSVSHLCRFDADGHLSVKVLTDSRPVVQRVVESFLNKFFPLGYPYSVNEGYLTYTQFRALQHFSSAALSVLSTQSLLFAAGLRPTPAQATAVSWILKDGMQHAGKLICSSMGARMDAEPKSWRILADVLYDLGTGLEVLSPLCPNLFLEVAGLGNFAKGMAVVAARATRLPIYSSFAKEGNLSDLFAKGEAISTLFNVVGMGVGIQLASTVCSSLQGKLLVAPLLSAIHIYSVTEEMRAAPVNTLNPQRTAMIVANFVKTGRISSPADLRYRENLLFPDRIIEEAGNVKVGLPLRNVMQNFSKLKELKEIFPDEKFLISHKGKKTCMILEHNATGEDALRGWLVAAFAAADLEKSNTQSQTVMMSAYAKMETIFPMLLSELKTRGWHTDQFLDGNGCRFSF from the exons ATGGATTGCATCCTC GACCGGCTGAAGGGGCGGAAGAGGAAGGAGCAACAGAGAGAGGAGCTCCGGCGACCGGATTTCTGGGTAGAGACCTCTGATTCTGTATCTCATCTCTGCCGCTTCGATGCCGATGGCCACCTCTCG GTGAAGGTGCTCACAGATTCCCGGCCAGTAGTCCAGAGGGTGGTGGAGTCTTTCCTGAATAAATTTTTCCCATTGGGATACCCTTACAG TGTAAATGAGGGCTATCTGACCTACACGCAGTTTCGAGCTTTGCAACATTTTTCCAGTGCTGCACTTTCTGTTCTCTCAACTCAG TCTCTTCTATTTGCTGCAGGCTTGCGACCTACCCCCGCACAAGCAACTGCAGTAAGCTGG ATTTTAAAAGATGGCATGCAACATGCTGGAAAACTAATATGCAGTAGTATGGGTGCAAGAATGGATGCAGAGCCAAAGAGTTGGAGGATACTGG CTGATGTTCTCTACGATCTTGGTACGGGATTGGAGGTCCTTTCACCATTATGCCCCAACCTCTTTCTAGAAGTGGCTGGTTTGGGCAACTTTGCAAAG GGAATGGCAGTTGTTGCAGCAAGAGCAACGAGGTTGCCAATATATTCTTCTTTTGCTAAAGAGGGAAATCTCAGTGACTTATTTGCCAAAGGGGAGGCCATCTCAACATTGTTTAATGTTGTTGGAATGGGAGTAGGCATTCAATTAGCATCCACAGTTTGTTCATCACTTCAAGGAAAG TTGCTAGTTGCGCCTCTACTTTCTGCAATACATATTTATAGTGTGACAGAAGAAATGCGAGCAGCTCCAGTTAACACATTGAATCCTCAAAGAACAGCGATGATTGTAGCCAATTTTGTCAAGACAGGTAGAATATCAAGTCCTGCTGACTTAAGATACAGAGAGAATCTTCTATTTCCCGATCGCATAATAGAGGAAGCCGGAAACGTCAAAGTTGGGCTTCCATTGCGCAATGTCATGCAGAATTTTTCGAAGCTCAAAGAGCTTAAAGAAATATTCCCCGACGAGAAGTTTCTAATCAGTCATAAAGGCAAGAAAACTTGTATGATCCTCGAGCACAATGCGACAGGAGAAGATGCATTACGAGGCTGGTTGGTTGCGGCTTTTGCGGCCGCAGATTTGGAGAAATCAAACACCCAGTCCCAGACTGTTATGATGTCTGCCTATGCCAAGATGGAAACAATTTTTCCAATGCTTCTATCTGAGCTGAAAACCAGAGGATGGCACACTGATCAATTCTTAGATGGAAATGGTTGCAGATTCTCATTCTAA